The DNA region CAAGTGCCAACAAGTATGAATTTTTGTCTGGCAAGAGTTCTAGCCACTTCTTGGAAGAACCTGAGACTGCAAATTTGACTGTTGAAGAGTTTCATGTTCATTCAAATGATGAGTTTCCATTGGAGAATCAGGTTACCAATGATTCTGAGAGAAAACTCATGCCAGAAAATTGTGAAGGGGTTGTTGATGCAGAAAATCATGTCAATGTCACAGAAAGTGTACACAAAGAGGAGGTGTCAttagagaagctcaagactgtgTTATCTGTAGAACAACAATCTTTGCAACCTGTTACGCGTAATTTTCTTTCAGAAGATGATTTTATTTGTTCAAGTTCTGATTCAGATTCTGTCACTTCTATGGATGATGGGTTTTTATCAGACACAGACTTTGGAACCACTACTGAGATTGACACATTGGGaaacaatgaagaagaaaatgcagGACTAACAGAAGAAGATTTGGACTTTTGGGATGAGAATTTGGATATTGGATATGAACCTGATGATTttgctgaagaagatgaagatataaTGGAAGAATTAGGAAAAATAGAAGAAGAGTGTAGGCTTGAGAAACCCATGGGAAGTTCTAGCTCAGGGATGAtttcagggactaatttgaagTGTTTAACATCAAGTAAATGGTTAACGGACGTTTAgggattttaacgtcagggactactatgactattttttgccacttatggggaccgcgagcctaattAAATTCATCCAGGGACTATTCTGAAGTCGGTGTGAACTtccagggaccaatgtgaccatttacccaaTTTGCATCAGTTTCATCTTCTCCATATGCATCAtcatctccttctccttcatcatcatctccatctttcttcttcatcgtcATTAAATCTTGAAATCCCATCGTTCTGGTAGCCATCTAAATTCAAATCATATTCTCCAACCCAaaaaccccaaacccataaaCACCATAGCCACCTCTGTCAATCAGCGTATGAATAAGATTTAAACCGTTTGCAAACTTGTCCTCTAGCTCCATTGATGATTGGACTTGGTATCATTTACATTAAAGAAACATGATCATCGTATCATCGTGTCTGGAAACTAGATTGTTGACATTATTTGAATTAGCAACATCCCTAACCCCTAACCCAAACACCATAGCCACCTAAATTCAAATAGGCATTAGGGGTTAAAGTTCGATGATTTAACAAAATTTATGGGCGAATTGTTCTCCAATTAAGTTCGATCAAATTTCTGGGCAATTTATGGGTGTTTGTTCAAATTGGGGGTTAAGATTCatctaaattcaaatcatcttcACATACGTTGCTGCTGGGTTTAATGTTTCCTTTCTGTTACTTTGGGAAGAAGAAATAGTAATTagttcagagagagagagagagagattagtTATGTGATTTGGGAGCTTTTtgggtttttgggtttcatgataGAGAAAATGATGAATAtggtggaagaagaagatgtggAATTTCCTGGgtttcttcatctttttttattttttcaattattttttaaaattacatcTTTATCCCTAGAACCGTTAGTTTTTTTACGGAAGGACCAATTTTGTTGACGGAGGGTAACGTGGGGGACCTAGagtgctatttttaaagtttggggaccATTCTTGCACAAAGtgcattcgtgggggaccaaaagtgcttttaagcctaaATTGATAATATGTGTAGGATACCCAGGATTTTTCTTTAAACAgaagcaaagaaaaaaaaaaatgctacaTCCTCAAGGCTGGAAAACCAACAACATTCCTGAATAAAATGTCTAGCAAGTCTCTAGGAGAAAAGAGGTGAATCAAGAAGTCAATTGTAGAAGAAACCCTCAACTTTGCAAGAAAATTTGATGTTATGTTTCCTTCACGAGGCAAATGGCCGAAGGAAATCTCTCACTACAACCGCAACAACTCTTTGATAGCAGCCAATGATCGATGCAAAATGAGGCCAAAGAGGGACCACGGTTATGACAAAATGGATCACCAACAAGGGGTCCAAGGAAACCACCACGCGTGCGATATCCCCACTGCCAACGAAGTTGTAAGCCACGGAAAATGGCCAAAAATTCAATCTTCAAAATCCTTGAAAATCCACAGGAACTCGAAAAACCAAGGATCCAACTACCCCACAGTCCGTGAGCAAACCCCTAAACCCAGCTTGGCTAGGATTACCAAGGTAGCCTCCTTCCACATTCAACGTAACCAACCCAACAACGGTCTCGGCCAAGCAATCCACTGGGATGAAGAGAGCCAAGAAGGTTGGGATAAGGTGTTAtgaatgaaggagaaagttctaCTCACCTTATGCATCACTGCACCAATAGAACGATCATTGCCCTTGAAATACAACCTACCGGTTCTTTCAAACCTCTCACAAATTTTATGTGTGATACAAGTagagattttatttttatatacataaaacaaattgttgttttacaaataAATTAGACTACCGTGTGAGTTTGCTGAGAGAAACCAACATAACAATTCTCTAATCAAGCGATTACTCGGGGAAGAGACTTTGTTCCTAAGACACTCCTACAAGCTATTAATGATTGCTATTGAGAAGTTTGTATGGGTGACAAATGTTACTAAACAAAAGTAAGGCGAAATATAAATAGACAAAAGCTTAAACCACTAAAAGTAAACAACCGAAAGTTGTATAAATTAAAGACCGAAATGAGAGACGGCTGAAAGACGGTATATAAACTTAAATGCTAAAAAGTAAAGGCATGAAAGTAAAAGACAAAGATAAATGTGGGAATTTACAAACTTTTTAACATTTAATAAGTGCATACatattgaaattcaaaaaaaaaaaaaaagtgcataCATATTTACAAATACAACCCAAGAATATCTAAAATTCCTCTTAGAGCACGCCAAATTAACTACATGTTCGTTTGGTTCTCTGACCAATAACAGGCGAAAAATTCCCAGATTTTGCTTAACAATGCTGTGCCATCAAACTTGACCAAAGTAACAGCTTCAAATTCATGAAACCTCCTCTGTCTCGAAACATTTCCAAATTGCAAGCATTGGTTTCTTCATTCCAAAAATCACTAGCATCCTTTCAGAGCCCAGTTATTGCTGTGGAACTTCTGGGCAAAGCACTAGACCAATACCCAGATATTATAGCCTTGAAAAATGTCCACACCAAGCTTATTTATCTCAATTCTCATGAAAACCCATCTCTGGGAATCAAACTCATGAGAGCCTATGCTGCCTGTGGAGAACCAGGGACGGCACGCAAGGTGTTCGATGAAATTCCTGAGAGGAATGTTGTTTTCTACAATGTCATGATCAGAAGCTATGTGAATAATCGTTGGTATAATGACGCGTTGCTTGTTTTCAGAGAGATGGTTAATGGTGGGTTTAGACCGGACAATTATACCTACCCTTGTGTCCTGAAGGCGTGCTCTTGCTCTGACAATTTGAGGTTTGGGTTGCAGCTTCATGGAGCTATGTTGAAGGTTAGGCTGGATTGGAATTTGTTTGTCGGGAACGGTCTCATTTCTATGTACGGGAAATGTGGTTGCTTGCTGGAGGCAAGGTATGTTCTTGATGAGATGCCGAGGAGGGATGTTGTGTCGTGGAACTCAATGGTTGCAGGCTATGCGCAGAATATGCGGTTTGATGATGCATTGGAAGTTTGTCGGGAAATGGATGATTTGGGACAAAAACCTGATGCTGGTACAATGGCGAGTCTCATGCCAGCAGTAACTAACACTTCGTCGGACAATGTTTTGTATGTTAAggatatttttataaatttggAGAAGAAGAGTTTGGTCTCGTGGAATGTGATGATAACTGTCTATATGAAAAATTCCATGCCGGGAAATGCTATAGATTTGTATTTGCAAATGGAGAAAAGTGAAGTCGAGCCAGATGCAATCACTTGTGCTAGTGTTCTTCCAGCATGTGGTGATCTTTCAGCTTTGTTGTTAGGAAGGAGGATTCACGAATATGTTGAGAGGAAGAAACTACGTCCGAATTTGCTGCTGGAAAATTCATTGATAGACATGTACGCTAGGTGCGGATGTCTAGAAGATGCACAAAAGGTCTTTGACAAAATGAAGTTTCGTGATGTTGCATCGTGGACATCATTGATATCTGCCTATGGTATGACTGGGCAAGGCTGCAATGCTTTGGCACTTTTCTCAGAAATGCAAAATTCAGGTATAAGTCCAGATCATATCGCCTTTGTCGCAATTCTCTCAGCTTGTAGCCATTCAGGATTATTGGAAGAAGGGAAAGTTTACTTTAAGCAGATGACTGATGATTACAGAATAACACCAAGAATTGAACACTTTGCGTGCTTGGTAGATCTTTTAGGACGTGCTGGGCGAGTAGATGAGGCCTATGATGTCATCAAACAGATGCCATTAGAACCTAATGAAAGAGTTTGGGGGACACTACTTAGTTCTTGCAGGGTGTACTCCAACATGGATATTGGCCTCTTAGCAGCTGACAACCTACTTCAGTTGTCTCCTGAGCAATCAGGTTATTATGTGTTGTTATCTAATATTTACGCAAAGGCCGGTAGATGGAAAGAAGTAACAGAAGTTAGATCATTAATGAAGAGAAGAAGAATTCGGAAAACGCCCGGCATCAGCAATGTTGAGCTGAACAGTCAGGTTCACACATTTCTCGCCGGTGACACGTCGCATCCGCAGTCAAAGGAGATCTATGAAGAGCTATATGTGCTGGTGGGAAAGATGAAGgagttgggttatgttcctgaAACTGATTCTGCACTTCATGatgtggaggaggaggataagGAAGGCCATCTAGCTGTTCACAGTGAAAAGCTAGCTATTGTGTTTGCTCTTTTGAATACCCATGAGTCTCCGATCAGAATTACCAAAAACCTTCGTGTTTGTGGAGATTGCCATATTGCTGCTAAGCTTATCTCCAAGATAGTTGGACGTGAAATTGTTATTAGGGACACCAATCGATTCCACCATTTTAAGGATGGCTTATGCTCATGTGGTGATTATTGGTGAGGTTCTTGATGAAAATATAACTGGAATCTGCTACTATAATTGAGGTTGTTTTCACTACAAGAAATTGTAATAATAGCTACAGAAAAAGGTAATCGCTAGCTAATTTTTGAGAGTTAGATATTGAAATTTTACCAAGAAAGTAACTATCAATTAGTAACGAATTAACCCTGATCattgtttaaaaataaaataaaatcactaaTCTCCGATTTTCTCATTCATTAGCATTTGGATTGAACCCAAATTGACAATCTGCAACCTAACCGCAGACCAGTGTTTGGAACTTCTTTTGCCAGTGATAGCCTCCTTTTTGATTGGGGGAAATGTTCATGAGGTCGATTATCATAAATCATCTCCATTTACCAAAATGCTTTGGGATAACAATAAATTTGGACAGAACTGGAATTCCTCGGTTAAAATGTGCAGAAGACTGCTGGTTTCAGAGACAATTGAATGAAATGTGATGAATGATAGTTTAAGAAGAGAAATAAGGGTCTATTAAGATTGAGTGTTTTACTCAACTACTTATATAGGGCAGTTGAGTGCAGCAGCAGTCTATTCAGATTGATAACTTATGTATTTATGGTTTTTGAATGCAGAAATGCAGAATTGAATTACATCAGTCTTTCTGTGCTGTTCCTTTATTTATGGGTAATGTAGGATGTTAACAAATTAATTTCTCCATTATTTATATGTTAGTTTAGGATCCGTTATGATACAGTGATGCACTCCAAAGAAAGCATGTTTAGCATCTTTAACTGAATTCAAACTTGCCCTATACGACTGGGCTTAGAACTAGAACAATGACCTATGCAAAGTTCCACAAACTTCCTTAGATTGCTAGTAGCATTCCACAttgtcaaacaaccaattaaTCTAAAAGGTTAAGTtattgggtaagggccacatgagttgttttatattatattcctAACATGTCTCCTTACACTAGAGCCtatttgggcttgaagcgtgaatTATGCATAAgctcacctaccatgtgctgaaATTCCACATTTCATTAGAAATGGGGCgacaaggatcgaactctaagTCTTTTGATCATAGAGGCTCTAATACCAACTTGAAAGTAAGAGAAATAATAATAGTATTGCTTGAATAGAGAATAATGGGTACttacattatatagaagaaAATAATGTATGTACGCAATCTCCTAATAAGAGAACAAATCTCCTAATATTAGAAACAAATATTCTAATTAATTCTAATAATTCAACATatcacaacaaaaaaaaatattctaatAAGTTTGGGTCTGACCTGGTTCGGGTAAAGAGAAACTCCCTGATCTCTCAAAGGTGTTTTTCATGGTTCGTAGCAAAGAAGGTCGAAGTCCAGTGATGATGGAAGACTAATTCGTTAATAGTTCAGCCTTAGCTTTTGGAAAAGGTACCATAAAAGGATCCTTCTCTTTTCCGAGTGCCCCAACCGTGATGATCGATCCACCTCTTCTGAACGCCCCAATCGTGATGATCGATGGTGCACTTACTACAAGAAGTCTGGTCTCaccaaagaattttttttcaaacttCAAGGAAGGGACAAAGTCCTTGGACTTATGAGCGGGTCTAAAGGTGTTGCTCAAGGGTGTGCAAATCACAGTGGTTCATTTATTTTGTCAATTTTTTATCCCCAAAagtagctcaagtggtaagagttaagtGACATGAGGATTGAAGGAATGAAGGGTGAAAGGTTAGGGTTCAAACCCTACTATATGCTTTTTCTCCCTACTATATGCTTTTTCTCTCCTCTTTGCCTTTCTCTGTTAGTTCtttgatggagaagaagagaataaTGATGTTAATTCAAGAGACATTTAGCTTTCTTTTATAATA from Lotus japonicus ecotype B-129 chromosome 2, LjGifu_v1.2 includes:
- the LOC130738217 gene encoding uncharacterized protein LOC130738217 — translated: MPENCEGVVDAENHVNVTESVHKEEVSLEKLKTVLSVEQQSLQPVTRNFLSEDDFICSSSDSDSVTSMDDGFLSDTDFGTTTEIDTLGNNEEENAGLTEEDLDFWDENLDIGYEPDDFAEEDEDIMEELGKIEEECRLEKPMGSSSSGMISGTNLKCLTSSKWLTDV
- the LOC130738215 gene encoding putative pentatricopeptide repeat-containing protein At3g49142, with product MKPPLSRNISKLQALVSSFQKSLASFQSPVIAVELLGKALDQYPDIIALKNVHTKLIYLNSHENPSLGIKLMRAYAACGEPGTARKVFDEIPERNVVFYNVMIRSYVNNRWYNDALLVFREMVNGGFRPDNYTYPCVLKACSCSDNLRFGLQLHGAMLKVRLDWNLFVGNGLISMYGKCGCLLEARYVLDEMPRRDVVSWNSMVAGYAQNMRFDDALEVCREMDDLGQKPDAGTMASLMPAVTNTSSDNVLYVKDIFINLEKKSLVSWNVMITVYMKNSMPGNAIDLYLQMEKSEVEPDAITCASVLPACGDLSALLLGRRIHEYVERKKLRPNLLLENSLIDMYARCGCLEDAQKVFDKMKFRDVASWTSLISAYGMTGQGCNALALFSEMQNSGISPDHIAFVAILSACSHSGLLEEGKVYFKQMTDDYRITPRIEHFACLVDLLGRAGRVDEAYDVIKQMPLEPNERVWGTLLSSCRVYSNMDIGLLAADNLLQLSPEQSGYYVLLSNIYAKAGRWKEVTEVRSLMKRRRIRKTPGISNVELNSQVHTFLAGDTSHPQSKEIYEELYVLVGKMKELGYVPETDSALHDVEEEDKEGHLAVHSEKLAIVFALLNTHESPIRITKNLRVCGDCHIAAKLISKIVGREIVIRDTNRFHHFKDGLCSCGDYW